The window TTTCGGAGCACGCCGACAGTCGTCGTGTCGCCCCGCCCGAGGAGGTGACCTCCGATGACTGATACGAAGACCGTCTTCACCCAGGACTACGACGTCTCCGACGACGTCATCGCCGTCGTCGAGGACAGCGAACTCCCACGGCGACTCAGAGACCGCGTCTACGGGGCGCTCGAGGAACGTGGCGACGTCACCGCCGAGCAGGCCCAGGACGTCATCACCGCCGTCGAAAACGACTACGTCGAGACGCGGGTCGATCCGCTCGACCCCGTGGGCACCGTCAGCGCCCAGTCGATTGGGGAGCCAGGGACGCAGCTGACGATGAACACGTTCCACTACGCGGGTGTCGCAGAGATCGACGTCACGCAGGGGCTGCCTCGGCTGATCGAGCTGGTCGACGCCCGGAAGACGCCCGACACGCCGATGATGACCGTCCACCTCGAGGACGAGTACGCGACCGAGCGCGAGAAGGCTCACGAGGTCGTCTGGAAGATCGAGGCCTCGAAAATACTCGCGCTTGGTGACGTGTCGACGAACGTCGCCGACATGCGCGTCCAGATCTCGCTGAATCAGGACACGCTCGAGGAACGGATGATCACGGCCGAGGAGGTCGCCGAAATCATCCAGGACAGCCTGGGCGTCGAGACGGTACAGCAGGGGACGACCGTCGAGTTCGGCCCCGAAGAGCCCTCTTACCGCGACCTCCTCCAGCTCGTCGAGGAGCTTCGCGACATCACGTTCAAGGGAATCGAGGATATTTCGCGGGTCGTTATCCGCCGAGAAGAGATGGACGACGACACCGAGGAGTTCG of the Natronosalvus vescus genome contains:
- the rpoA2 gene encoding DNA-directed RNA polymerase subunit A''; amino-acid sequence: MTDTKTVFTQDYDVSDDVIAVVEDSELPRRLRDRVYGALEERGDVTAEQAQDVITAVENDYVETRVDPLDPVGTVSAQSIGEPGTQLTMNTFHYAGVAEIDVTQGLPRLIELVDARKTPDTPMMTVHLEDEYATEREKAHEVVWKIEASKILALGDVSTNVADMRVQISLNQDTLEERMITAEEVAEIIQDSLGVETVQQGTTVEFGPEEPSYRDLLQLVEELRDITFKGIEDISRVVIRREEMDDDTEEFVLYTEGSAFGDVLSIEGVDASRTTCNNIHEIHRNLGVEAAREAIIEETNNTLAEQGLDDVNVRHLMLVADMMTNEGTIESIGRHGISGSKDSVLARAAFEVTVNHLLNAAIHGEIDELHGVTENVIVGKPIKLGTGDVDLRMGSSPNKAD